A section of the Microbacterium forte genome encodes:
- a CDS encoding DUF7255 family protein codes for MAVGDVERAVAGAAATNGVVLVAMPRVDWLNTHGHFSLPKAAASATPVLQRAFDDLGGNEDEQRSKRWGSLPSDLLHLESRTMVEVDEMQHFTSFRLLTLRAAPSGSVDRDRYAELCGRWSPKSDRYRASKVAMGFPGSHGRARQRAYNDLLRDLVAPLMGYRMVRVPVPGFSVDEAYAAAADRLPRLLAVR; via the coding sequence GTGGCTGTCGGTGACGTGGAGCGAGCGGTCGCGGGGGCCGCCGCCACGAACGGGGTCGTACTCGTGGCGATGCCGCGAGTCGACTGGCTCAATACTCACGGTCATTTCAGCCTCCCGAAGGCGGCCGCATCGGCGACGCCGGTGTTGCAGCGGGCATTCGATGATCTCGGCGGCAACGAAGACGAGCAACGTTCCAAGCGCTGGGGTTCGTTGCCGAGCGATCTCCTTCACCTCGAATCCAGAACGATGGTGGAGGTGGACGAGATGCAGCACTTCACTTCATTCCGACTGCTCACACTTCGGGCGGCGCCTAGCGGCTCGGTCGATCGTGACCGTTACGCCGAACTGTGTGGACGGTGGAGTCCCAAATCCGACAGATACCGAGCGTCAAAGGTTGCGATGGGCTTTCCCGGGTCGCATGGCCGGGCTCGTCAACGCGCGTACAACGATCTCTTGCGCGACCTCGTGGCGCCGCTGATGGGCTATCGGATGGTTCGAGTGCCCGTGCCAGGGTTTTCGGTCGACGAGGCCTACGCCGCAGCCGCGGATAGGCTGCCGCGCCTTCTTGCTGTGCGCTGA
- a CDS encoding DUF262 domain-containing protein — protein MGHKEPMTIASALRQIQDRTLILPAIQREFVWKPSQVIRVFDSVMRGYPVGSFLSWKVLPETISEFKFYGFMRDYNAFDNRHNPVVDIPTDREVVAILDGQQRLTSLNIGLRGTYAYKNHGGWANKSWSYPERQLYLNLAGEAPENELGLKYHFQFLTGKDVDASRDDDSKIWLPVPEVFEASEMSSLIQLLAKYGVGNDPVASGLVSKLWDAIHKTASLHFYEETEQDIERVLDIFVRVNSGGTVLSYSDLLLSIATAQWDGDARAAVHGLVDELNQTGNGFGFSRDTVLKSGLVIADVGDIGFKVKNFTSANMAKLEAGWDSLSTSLQVAVGLLSDFGLSGGSLTADSVLIPVAYYVHHRGLGHAYRESPKTREDREALRSWVLRSLIVRGIWGSGLDTLLRDLREIIRSEGDEAFPVAAIERAMARRGKSLAVTDALVDDVLSLEYGRPRTFAVLAALFPHVDTRNQFHVDHIFPSALLDPKKLNRQVNEDGGLAFSPSQVDELVELKNQLPNLELLPGLENIGKLAATPAAWLAGEYSSSEERASFLERNALPSILPSSAEEFVAFFDKRRSNLEARIVKMLTPTTHLPGGISQTSSDFDEELVEGDDTD, from the coding sequence ATGGGACACAAGGAACCAATGACGATTGCCAGCGCTCTCCGACAGATCCAGGATCGCACGCTCATTCTTCCCGCGATCCAGCGGGAGTTCGTGTGGAAACCTTCGCAAGTGATTCGAGTTTTCGATTCGGTGATGCGTGGGTACCCCGTCGGTAGCTTCCTGTCTTGGAAGGTTCTGCCGGAGACCATTAGTGAGTTCAAGTTCTATGGCTTCATGCGCGACTACAACGCCTTCGACAACCGCCACAACCCAGTCGTCGATATTCCCACAGACCGTGAGGTAGTCGCGATCTTGGATGGTCAGCAGAGGCTGACGTCGCTGAACATCGGTCTCCGCGGTACATACGCCTATAAGAACCATGGCGGATGGGCCAACAAGTCTTGGTCGTACCCGGAACGCCAGCTCTACCTGAATCTCGCGGGTGAGGCACCGGAGAACGAGCTCGGCCTCAAGTACCACTTCCAGTTCCTTACGGGCAAGGACGTCGACGCGTCGCGTGATGACGACAGCAAGATCTGGCTGCCCGTGCCCGAAGTCTTCGAGGCGTCGGAGATGTCCTCCCTGATCCAGCTCCTGGCGAAGTACGGCGTGGGCAATGATCCCGTCGCTTCCGGGCTCGTCAGCAAGCTGTGGGATGCGATCCATAAAACAGCTAGCCTCCATTTCTATGAAGAGACCGAGCAGGACATCGAGCGTGTCTTGGACATCTTCGTGCGCGTGAACTCCGGCGGGACGGTGCTGTCGTACAGCGATCTCCTCCTCTCGATCGCCACTGCGCAATGGGACGGCGATGCGCGTGCGGCCGTCCATGGCTTGGTGGATGAACTCAACCAGACGGGAAACGGCTTCGGCTTCTCTCGTGACACAGTGCTCAAGTCAGGGTTGGTGATCGCCGACGTCGGCGATATCGGATTCAAGGTCAAGAACTTCACTTCGGCCAACATGGCGAAGCTCGAGGCGGGATGGGACTCACTGAGCACCTCTCTCCAGGTCGCAGTCGGGCTGCTGAGCGACTTCGGGCTGTCCGGCGGGTCGCTCACGGCGGACAGCGTTCTGATCCCCGTCGCGTACTACGTGCACCACCGTGGGCTAGGCCACGCTTATCGGGAATCACCGAAAACCCGGGAGGATCGGGAGGCCCTGCGTTCATGGGTGTTGCGCTCACTGATCGTGCGCGGGATCTGGGGATCCGGGCTCGACACGTTGCTGCGCGATCTGCGCGAGATCATCCGGTCCGAGGGTGACGAAGCGTTCCCTGTTGCCGCCATCGAGCGTGCGATGGCACGCCGCGGTAAGTCTCTCGCGGTCACGGACGCGCTCGTCGACGACGTCCTTAGCCTTGAGTACGGGCGACCCCGAACCTTCGCCGTGCTGGCCGCACTGTTCCCCCACGTCGACACACGCAACCAGTTCCACGTCGATCACATCTTCCCGTCTGCACTCCTCGACCCGAAGAAGCTGAATCGTCAGGTGAATGAGGACGGAGGACTGGCCTTCTCTCCGTCTCAGGTCGACGAACTCGTAGAACTGAAGAACCAGTTGCCGAACCTTGAACTTCTCCCCGGCCTGGAGAACATCGGAAAGCTGGCAGCCACTCCTGCAGCATGGCTGGCTGGCGAGTACTCCTCGTCAGAGGAGCGGGCTTCGTTCCTCGAAAGGAACGCCCTACCTTCCATCCTTCCGAGTTCCGCGGAAGAGTTCGTTGCCTTCTTTGATAAGCGCAGATCCAACCTCGAGGCGCGCATTGTCAAGATGCTGACGCCGACGACCCACCTTCCCGGAGGAATTTCGCAAACGTCGTCCGATTTTGACGAGGAACTGGTCGAGGGCGATGACACCGACTGA
- a CDS encoding zinc-binding dehydrogenase gives MKAFLVQLVRDGGVVVSSTAWMPAPDDAERGVRSVVVFVRRDAEKLAELVPHVDSGAFALEVTRRTSLTELPAPHAEAVEGQIAGKVVVIP, from the coding sequence GTGAAGGCCTTCCTGGTACAACTCGTGCGCGACGGGGGAGTCGTCGTGAGCTCCACGGCCTGGATGCCGGCGCCGGATGACGCCGAGCGTGGCGTGCGGTCTGTGGTGGTGTTCGTTCGGCGTGATGCGGAGAAGCTTGCCGAGCTCGTGCCGCACGTCGACAGCGGAGCGTTCGCTCTGGAGGTCACTCGACGCACTTCGCTCACTGAGCTTCCGGCCCCGCACGCGGAGGCCGTTGAAGGGCAGATCGCAGGCAAGGTGGTTGTGATTCCGTGA
- a CDS encoding MarR family winged helix-turn-helix transcriptional regulator gives MSSLLRHAVEKQLRDVGKLSYVQFQRLARLGDAPDRSQRMTDLADGVVYSRSGLTYQAQSLEERGLVTRGPSPEDERSAIVTITDEGRDVLVKVFPGHIEAVKTYLFESLSTEGCRDAREGEDSGERASAGGTASECGAQPSGHEAPLTVACAQSDVDGRRRRQRSRTARTSVSDRPSLATRAARSEVTWTTVAP, from the coding sequence GTGAGCAGTCTGCTGCGGCATGCGGTCGAGAAGCAGCTGCGCGACGTCGGCAAGCTCAGCTACGTGCAGTTCCAGCGGCTCGCGCGGCTCGGCGACGCTCCGGACCGTTCGCAGCGGATGACGGACCTTGCGGATGGCGTCGTGTATAGCCGGAGCGGGTTGACGTATCAGGCACAGTCCTTGGAGGAACGTGGGCTCGTCACGCGCGGGCCGTCACCGGAGGATGAGCGCAGCGCCATCGTCACGATCACGGACGAAGGGCGGGACGTGTTGGTGAAGGTGTTCCCTGGGCACATCGAGGCGGTGAAGACATACCTGTTTGAGTCGCTAAGCACAGAGGGTTGTAGAGATGCTCGCGAAGGTGAGGACTCAGGTGAGCGGGCATCTGCGGGCGGAACCGCCTCGGAGTGCGGCGCCCAGCCGTCGGGCCACGAAGCCCCACTAACCGTGGCCTGCGCACAGTCCGACGTCGACGGGCGACGACGACGTCAGCGTTCGAGGACCGCGCGCACCTCGGTGAGCGACCGCCCGAGCTTGGCGACGCGCGCCGCGAGGTCGGAGGTGACCTGGACGACGGTCGCCCCGTGA
- a CDS encoding DNA cytosine methyltransferase → MRVVSLFSGAGGLDLGLITAGHEVIWANDYDADAVETYKLNIGDHIVHGAIETITSDEIPEADAIVGGFPCQGFSQANRHRALTDPRNLLYREFVRVLEDKQPSFFVAENVRGLASLAGGQAMQSISRGFEAAGYRVRSKILNAADYGVPQNRQRLIFMGTREDISPEADLVHPVATHASKPQGTELEHVTVRHALHDIPDPEMFPDAVPNQEFSRYKFVERNFTGHRSTDWDKPSPTILARGNGGGGVNATPHPDGGRRMSVRESATIQCFPDDFRFIGRLGSAYRQVGNAVPVKLGRAIGLSLMSSEENLRIPPASIRSVMA, encoded by the coding sequence ATGAGAGTTGTCTCACTGTTTTCAGGCGCCGGCGGCTTGGACCTAGGCCTGATCACCGCAGGCCACGAAGTCATCTGGGCGAACGACTACGACGCAGACGCGGTCGAGACTTACAAGCTGAACATCGGTGACCACATCGTGCACGGCGCGATCGAAACGATCACGTCAGATGAGATCCCCGAAGCGGATGCCATCGTGGGCGGCTTCCCTTGCCAAGGATTTTCGCAAGCCAATCGTCATCGCGCTCTCACGGACCCTCGCAACCTCCTCTACCGTGAGTTCGTGCGAGTTCTCGAAGACAAGCAACCCAGCTTCTTCGTCGCTGAGAATGTGAGAGGCCTCGCCAGCTTGGCCGGGGGGCAGGCGATGCAGAGCATCTCCCGAGGGTTCGAGGCTGCAGGATATCGTGTCCGCTCCAAGATCCTGAACGCAGCGGACTACGGTGTGCCCCAAAATCGCCAACGTCTGATCTTTATGGGAACCAGGGAGGACATTTCTCCTGAAGCGGATTTGGTCCACCCCGTCGCCACGCATGCATCGAAGCCGCAAGGCACAGAGCTCGAGCACGTAACGGTGCGGCACGCACTGCATGACATCCCGGATCCCGAGATGTTCCCGGACGCCGTTCCAAATCAGGAGTTCTCGAGGTACAAGTTCGTCGAACGGAATTTCACCGGTCACCGATCGACCGATTGGGATAAACCGTCTCCTACAATTCTCGCGCGAGGAAACGGTGGAGGTGGTGTTAACGCAACACCTCATCCTGACGGGGGACGGCGCATGAGCGTCCGTGAAAGTGCAACTATCCAATGCTTCCCCGACGACTTTCGCTTCATAGGCCGGCTAGGATCGGCCTATCGCCAGGTGGGAAACGCGGTGCCTGTGAAGCTGGGTCGCGCTATAGGCCTTTCTCTCATGTCTTCAGAAGAAAATTTACGAATTCCCCCCGCTAGCATACGATCGGTAATGGCGTGA
- a CDS encoding DNA cytosine methyltransferase, with protein sequence MVSLFAGAGGLDLGFKQTGGFRTVWANDNDPDAVSTFSSNFDVSAKLGDIRSISSSEIPDCDVVIGGFPCQGFSVANTGRRVDDARNALYLEMLRVVRDKRPLAFVAENVKGLKQMAKGEVLRRILDDFRELGYDVQYQLVNAADYGVPQRRERVIIVGTRADEGITFNFPDATHSPQGGNGKSRWITSGEALSEIPDPDSDNDLLNHTYSRYKLRFNGYIGNRSVDPDLPAPTVTGRGDNRGGVVVLHHPSNTRRMSVRELATIQSFPLDFYFSCNQSAAYRLIGNAVPPALGNAVGGALLRALSDALVVPDSDVKTYAFAG encoded by the coding sequence GTGGTGTCCCTCTTCGCGGGCGCGGGCGGTCTTGACCTTGGCTTCAAGCAGACTGGAGGATTTAGGACAGTTTGGGCTAACGACAACGACCCCGACGCAGTCTCGACGTTCTCGAGCAATTTTGACGTGTCGGCGAAATTGGGCGACATTCGCAGTATTAGTTCGAGCGAGATCCCCGATTGCGACGTCGTGATAGGTGGATTCCCTTGTCAGGGTTTTTCCGTGGCGAACACAGGGCGACGCGTCGACGACGCGCGCAATGCATTGTACCTGGAAATGCTCCGAGTAGTTCGCGATAAGCGACCACTCGCGTTCGTGGCTGAGAATGTGAAGGGCCTCAAGCAAATGGCGAAGGGCGAAGTACTGCGGCGAATTCTTGATGACTTTCGCGAATTGGGATATGACGTACAATATCAACTTGTCAATGCGGCTGATTACGGCGTGCCCCAAAGGCGAGAACGCGTAATCATCGTGGGCACTCGCGCGGACGAGGGAATCACCTTCAACTTTCCCGATGCCACTCATAGCCCACAAGGAGGAAACGGCAAATCGCGATGGATAACATCCGGAGAGGCCCTATCGGAAATCCCCGATCCAGATTCCGACAACGATCTCCTAAACCATACCTACTCGCGCTACAAGCTCCGCTTCAATGGGTACATCGGAAATCGGTCTGTCGATCCAGACCTTCCTGCCCCCACTGTTACGGGTCGCGGTGATAACCGGGGCGGCGTTGTTGTACTTCACCACCCTTCCAATACTCGCAGAATGTCCGTCCGGGAACTCGCGACCATCCAGTCTTTCCCACTAGATTTCTACTTCAGCTGCAATCAGTCTGCCGCGTATCGCCTCATCGGTAATGCGGTGCCTCCCGCTCTCGGGAACGCAGTAGGAGGCGCGCTACTTCGTGCCCTGTCTGATGCTCTCGTTGTTCCGGATTCGGACGTGAAGACTTATGCCTTCGCCGGTTGA
- a CDS encoding HNH endonuclease: protein MPNEGLNRPDVFLGVLRALRQNEGRARSSPELHQSLTELQTSLGAQYGLDLARTGDRNLLRNAGQYWTTLGVLKRTPLIDLTDLGREYADGLISPRQFAVHTIVSLYLPSSSYNEPEHQAWSGAGIRFRPLLLILEIIHGLGAFGASTGYITDFELRRIVQPLSATRPEASYIADAIRQYREGQLDISSWPRTTTQSNDSRSSREFLRFLTEYDFLVHDGSLGEGQRYRLGDIDGADIGLLVSIGSNTSTTDETSTESVAYVATTLERRRATRSVLERPGQRQFRFEVFDRANKTCLITGSTVVTVLEAAHIRPYSISGLDDPSNGLCLRADIHSLFDSNKVRIDPTGEIHYATELRRDVHYAQLPSRVELPAYVSPAHVKWRWDYY, encoded by the coding sequence ATGCCCAACGAAGGTCTTAACCGTCCTGATGTATTTCTGGGCGTATTGCGTGCGCTACGCCAGAACGAGGGCCGTGCACGATCCTCGCCTGAGCTCCACCAAAGCTTGACGGAACTACAGACCAGCCTCGGCGCGCAATACGGATTGGACCTGGCTCGGACTGGCGACCGCAACCTGCTCCGAAACGCCGGCCAGTATTGGACGACGCTTGGCGTCCTCAAGCGGACGCCCCTAATCGACCTAACGGATCTGGGGCGAGAATACGCCGACGGCCTGATCAGTCCTCGGCAGTTCGCCGTTCACACGATCGTCAGTCTTTACCTGCCAAGCTCTTCCTATAACGAGCCCGAGCATCAAGCTTGGTCGGGGGCTGGGATCAGGTTTCGGCCGCTCCTTCTCATACTCGAGATAATCCACGGCCTCGGTGCTTTCGGTGCGAGCACAGGCTACATTACGGATTTCGAGCTACGCCGAATCGTTCAGCCGCTGTCGGCCACCAGACCCGAGGCGTCCTACATCGCTGACGCGATCCGCCAGTACCGTGAAGGCCAACTCGACATAAGCTCCTGGCCGCGTACGACCACGCAGTCGAACGATTCAAGATCATCACGGGAGTTTCTGCGTTTTCTCACGGAGTACGATTTCCTCGTACACGATGGGTCCCTGGGCGAGGGGCAACGCTACCGCCTCGGCGACATCGATGGCGCGGATATCGGGTTGCTCGTTTCAATCGGATCAAATACTTCAACCACGGATGAAACGTCAACCGAATCGGTCGCATACGTTGCTACAACTCTTGAGCGGCGCCGAGCCACCAGATCCGTGCTCGAACGTCCGGGGCAACGACAGTTTCGCTTCGAAGTTTTCGACCGGGCGAACAAGACTTGTCTTATTACTGGCAGCACGGTGGTGACAGTGCTAGAAGCGGCGCACATCAGGCCCTACTCGATCTCGGGCCTCGATGACCCTTCTAATGGGCTCTGTCTCAGGGCAGACATTCATAGTCTGTTCGACAGTAACAAAGTCCGCATCGACCCTACAGGCGAGATCCACTACGCCACGGAACTGCGACGCGACGTTCACTACGCACAACTGCCCTCACGAGTCGAACTTCCTGCTTATGTATCTCCCGCGCACGTCAAGTGGCGATGGGACTACTACTGA
- a CDS encoding SDR family NAD(P)-dependent oxidoreductase — protein sequence MALTAHSTIGDWLNDPTGGPLIRALFEQTGADPELLTPVLGLPLQQLVAMSQGAMPQSIVDDLVRAANGGEIPEPGESEGWTEKPTTGRFAGKTVIVTGAASGIGKATASRIAREGGRVIASDIAGDKLDALKAELPDADITTVAGDLTKQDAIDAVIAAAGDRIDALANVAGINDDFSPADETTDAVWDRVIAINLTAPFKLMRAVLPIMEKAGRGSILNVSSEAGLRGNSSGNAYTASKHGIIGVTKSAAFMYGPKGIRVNSVAPGGVATGIPMPPNMSEYGSGRLAPFQQAIPTVATAEHLAASITFLLSDDAVNINGAVLASDGGWSVQ from the coding sequence ATGGCCCTCACCGCACACTCCACCATCGGCGACTGGCTGAACGACCCGACCGGCGGGCCACTCATCCGCGCACTCTTCGAGCAGACGGGCGCCGACCCCGAGCTCCTCACCCCCGTACTCGGACTCCCGCTGCAGCAGCTCGTCGCCATGAGCCAGGGCGCGATGCCGCAGTCAATCGTCGATGACCTCGTGCGCGCAGCCAACGGCGGCGAGATCCCCGAGCCCGGCGAGTCCGAGGGCTGGACCGAGAAGCCCACCACCGGACGTTTCGCCGGCAAGACCGTGATAGTCACGGGCGCAGCATCCGGAATCGGCAAGGCCACCGCATCCCGCATCGCCCGCGAAGGTGGACGAGTCATCGCCTCCGACATCGCCGGCGACAAGCTCGACGCGCTGAAGGCCGAGCTGCCGGATGCCGACATCACCACCGTCGCCGGCGACCTCACCAAGCAGGACGCGATCGACGCCGTCATCGCCGCCGCAGGCGACCGCATCGACGCCCTCGCGAACGTCGCCGGCATCAACGACGACTTCTCTCCCGCAGACGAGACGACGGATGCCGTCTGGGACCGCGTCATCGCCATCAACCTCACCGCCCCCTTCAAGCTCATGCGCGCGGTGCTGCCGATCATGGAGAAGGCCGGCCGCGGCTCGATCCTCAACGTCTCGAGCGAAGCGGGTCTGCGCGGCAACTCGTCGGGCAACGCCTACACGGCCAGCAAGCACGGCATCATCGGCGTCACGAAGTCCGCGGCGTTCATGTACGGGCCGAAGGGCATCCGCGTGAACTCCGTCGCTCCCGGCGGCGTCGCCACCGGCATCCCGATGCCCCCGAACATGTCGGAGTACGGCTCCGGTCGTCTCGCTCCGTTCCAGCAGGCGATCCCGACGGTTGCGACTGCCGAGCACCTCGCCGCGTCGATCACGTTCCTGCTGTCGGACGACGCAGTGAACATCAACGGTGCGGTGCTGGCATCCGATGGGGGATGGTCGGTGCAGTAA
- a CDS encoding reverse transcriptase domain-containing protein produces the protein MWWQLDERLLETSTRLIVEHETYAKSVYDENRRRSRRSTGRPERLPLHRPETWDIDPGFNPYIVRSRRHRIGHAITERLRDRSYEPRPPAGFYVPKADGGERLISTFQIADEVISNRMLRSLTRKNLARLSARAYAYRPDVGPHDAISYITTELAREHRLFVAEYDFSRFFDTVDHDYLLEMLDKLGLTRTPLEHHVIEQFLKTPEPYVATSSGMIAGRARSQGIPQGTSLSLFLANIAAADLDRGLERLGVGFVRYADDTLIWSTDYGKVGAAASILHEASARIGSPINVKKSPGIRLLTKSETVHVEMAATKEVDYLGHRIGLRSVQMKPASVDRIKRRVGALIFNNLLLEPLAGTQEPSRLSSVDRDYVTLLWQLRRYLYGPLTEKEVRKFQRGAIPPMSFEGVMSFFPLVDDAEGLRHLDEWIASQIWLAMRKRARLLRAARLRTPAPHGVGRHQLIGFQTVSSRTGDSIDLRIPSVRKIASVIRLAVSTHGLRAVSGRAPVYLYGEEDLAK, from the coding sequence ATGTGGTGGCAGCTGGATGAGCGGCTCTTGGAGACGTCAACTCGATTGATCGTCGAGCACGAGACCTATGCAAAGTCCGTGTATGACGAGAACCGCCGGCGGAGTCGGCGAAGCACTGGACGCCCCGAACGGCTTCCGTTGCACCGACCCGAAACCTGGGACATCGATCCTGGATTCAACCCATACATCGTCCGCTCGCGCCGTCATCGGATTGGGCACGCAATCACGGAGAGACTGCGTGACCGAAGCTATGAGCCGCGTCCCCCAGCTGGGTTCTATGTTCCCAAGGCGGACGGGGGCGAGAGGCTCATCAGCACTTTCCAGATCGCGGACGAGGTTATTTCGAATCGGATGCTCCGATCGCTGACGAGAAAGAACCTCGCTCGGCTGAGCGCGCGTGCGTATGCATACCGTCCAGACGTCGGGCCGCACGACGCCATCTCCTACATCACCACTGAGCTTGCTCGAGAGCACCGTCTATTTGTCGCTGAGTACGATTTCAGCAGGTTCTTCGACACCGTCGACCACGACTATCTCCTGGAAATGCTCGACAAGCTCGGGCTAACGCGCACTCCGCTCGAGCATCACGTCATCGAGCAGTTCTTAAAGACTCCAGAGCCATACGTTGCCACGAGCAGCGGGATGATTGCGGGAAGAGCTCGCTCCCAAGGCATCCCCCAGGGCACATCGCTAAGTCTGTTCCTGGCGAACATCGCGGCGGCCGATCTGGATCGTGGGCTCGAACGTCTTGGCGTGGGGTTCGTTCGATACGCCGACGACACACTCATCTGGAGTACGGACTACGGGAAGGTTGGTGCGGCCGCGTCTATATTGCATGAGGCGTCGGCGCGTATAGGTTCTCCGATCAACGTCAAGAAGAGCCCGGGTATCCGTCTACTGACCAAGTCCGAGACCGTGCACGTCGAAATGGCTGCGACGAAGGAGGTCGACTACCTCGGGCACCGCATTGGCCTTCGCTCAGTGCAGATGAAGCCAGCATCGGTCGACCGGATCAAGCGGCGTGTCGGCGCGCTGATCTTCAATAACCTCTTGCTCGAGCCGCTCGCGGGAACACAGGAGCCATCCCGCCTGAGTTCGGTAGATCGCGACTACGTGACTTTGCTCTGGCAACTCCGCCGATACCTTTACGGCCCCCTCACCGAGAAGGAGGTTCGCAAGTTTCAAAGAGGCGCCATCCCGCCGATGTCCTTTGAAGGCGTCATGTCCTTCTTTCCGCTGGTGGACGACGCGGAGGGGCTCCGTCATCTCGATGAGTGGATCGCATCTCAGATCTGGCTGGCTATGCGAAAGAGAGCGCGGCTACTTCGGGCTGCGAGACTACGCACGCCCGCCCCCCATGGCGTCGGCAGGCATCAGCTGATCGGCTTCCAAACCGTTTCGTCTCGGACTGGTGACTCCATCGACCTACGCATTCCAAGCGTGAGAAAGATCGCCTCAGTGATCAGGTTAGCCGTGAGCACTCATGGCCTTCGAGCCGTCTCCGGCCGAGCCCCCGTCTATCTTTACGGCGAGGAGGACCTCGCTAAGTAG